One Ferrimicrobium sp. genomic region harbors:
- the rimI gene encoding ribosomal protein S18-alanine N-acetyltransferase, whose amino-acid sequence MTVRIMAMQEQHLDEVVRIEQEISGIPWSRRLFEEEITRRKDRRYRVAVTEEGDQLLGYLGMLYIIDEAHIATVGVDPHHWGHKVATRLVLDALDAARVEGIKDCTLEVRAHNDRAKRLYQRFGFAPVAIRRAYYHDNGEDAIIMWLYDLDAPGELARRQGIAETLTQDGRTHA is encoded by the coding sequence ATGACCGTGCGTATCATGGCGATGCAAGAACAACACCTCGATGAAGTGGTGCGAATCGAGCAGGAAATCTCCGGTATTCCGTGGAGTCGGCGACTCTTTGAGGAGGAGATTACTCGACGCAAAGACCGACGGTATCGCGTTGCGGTGACGGAGGAGGGTGATCAGCTGCTGGGTTATTTGGGCATGCTCTACATCATCGACGAGGCACACATAGCCACCGTCGGGGTTGATCCTCATCACTGGGGACACAAGGTGGCGACCCGCCTGGTCCTCGATGCGCTTGACGCCGCCCGTGTGGAGGGAATCAAGGACTGCACGCTAGAGGTGCGCGCCCATAACGACCGCGCCAAACGCCTCTACCAGCGCTTTGGTTTTGCTCCGGTGGCGATCCGACGTGCGTACTACCATGACAACGGCGAGGATGCGATCATCATGTGGCTCTATGACCTCGATGCGCCTGGTGAGTTGGCCCGGCGTCAGGGGATTGCTGAAACGCTCACCCAGGATGGACGAACCCATGCTTGA
- the tsaD gene encoding tRNA (adenosine(37)-N6)-threonylcarbamoyltransferase complex transferase subunit TsaD, translating into MDEPMLEHSSNTAFTEPSSMQLRLVDAGVILGIETSCDETAVAVLSGTTVLSSIIQSQIEIHASFGGVVPELAARAHDHAILTTIRAALDEAHLGLDQLDAIAVTNGPGLPGALMVGVGSAQGLALGRHLPLYPVDHMEGHLFAAALEAPVELPALVLLVSGGHTEMIRVEAPGAYRLIGRTKDDAAGEAFDKVARLLDLGYPGGPAIERVAQEATAPSISFPRGLRGEGLDFSFSGLKTAVMSFVRTHPEVGVAEIATAFQIAAVDALVIKVDRALSLAPYASVVLGGGVAANELLRTMIRQVATDRGIAGAIPAKRYCTDNGAMIAAAAAFHRSMGDPGVSAVDADPGRTLIEGV; encoded by the coding sequence ATGGACGAACCCATGCTTGAGCACTCCAGCAACACCGCTTTCACCGAACCCTCCAGCATGCAGTTACGGCTTGTCGACGCCGGTGTGATCTTGGGCATCGAGACCTCATGCGATGAGACCGCGGTGGCGGTACTGTCAGGGACGACCGTGCTCTCGTCGATCATTCAATCCCAGATCGAGATTCATGCATCGTTTGGCGGAGTGGTGCCTGAGTTGGCTGCGCGGGCCCATGATCACGCGATCCTTACGACGATTCGCGCCGCCCTCGATGAGGCGCATCTGGGCCTCGATCAACTCGACGCGATAGCGGTGACCAACGGCCCTGGCTTGCCAGGGGCACTGATGGTGGGGGTAGGAAGCGCCCAGGGCTTAGCGCTCGGACGACATCTTCCACTCTATCCAGTGGATCATATGGAGGGTCATCTGTTCGCGGCGGCCCTTGAGGCACCGGTGGAGCTGCCGGCGCTGGTGCTCCTCGTCTCTGGCGGGCATACCGAGATGATCAGGGTGGAGGCGCCTGGCGCGTATCGACTGATCGGAAGAACTAAGGATGACGCAGCCGGTGAGGCTTTTGACAAGGTGGCTCGTCTGTTGGATCTCGGCTACCCAGGAGGGCCAGCGATTGAACGAGTGGCCCAGGAAGCCACGGCGCCGAGTATCAGTTTTCCTCGCGGGTTGCGAGGCGAAGGACTTGACTTCTCCTTCTCGGGTTTGAAGACGGCGGTGATGTCGTTCGTGAGGACGCATCCTGAGGTGGGAGTAGCTGAAATTGCGACCGCATTCCAGATCGCCGCCGTGGATGCGCTGGTGATCAAGGTCGATCGTGCGCTCTCTCTTGCACCCTATGCATCGGTCGTGCTCGGCGGTGGTGTCGCTGCCAACGAACTGTTGCGTACCATGATCCGCCAGGTCGCCACTGATCGCGGTATCGCTGGAGCGATCCCTGCGAAACGATACTGCACCGATAACGGAGCGATGATCGCTGCGGCTGCTGCCTTTCACCGATCGATGGGGGATCCAGGTGTTAGTGCCGTCGATGCCGATCCCGGGCGTACCCTTATCGAGGGTGTTTAG
- the groES gene encoding co-chaperone GroES, whose amino-acid sequence MNLHPLEDRIVVRPAESEERTASGLVIPDTAKEKPQQGQVLAVGPGKRAESTGEIIALDINVGDTVVYSKYGGTEITVDGEDLLILNGRDVLAKVVK is encoded by the coding sequence ATGAATCTCCATCCCTTAGAGGATCGGATCGTGGTCCGTCCAGCAGAGTCCGAAGAGCGGACAGCATCTGGACTGGTGATTCCTGATACCGCCAAAGAGAAGCCCCAGCAGGGCCAGGTCCTTGCTGTTGGCCCAGGTAAGCGTGCTGAGTCGACTGGTGAGATTATCGCCCTTGATATCAACGTTGGTGACACCGTTGTCTACTCGAAGTACGGAGGAACTGAGATCACGGTTGACGGCGAGGATCTTCTTATCCTCAATGGTCGTGATGTGCTGGCAAAGGTGGTGAAGTAA
- the groL gene encoding chaperonin GroEL (60 kDa chaperone family; promotes refolding of misfolded polypeptides especially under stressful conditions; forms two stacked rings of heptamers to form a barrel-shaped 14mer; ends can be capped by GroES; misfolded proteins enter the barrel where they are refolded when GroES binds), whose product MPKILQFDETARRSLEAGVNKLADAVKVTLGPKGRNVVLGKSFGAPTITNDGVSIAREIELEDPYENMGAQLVKEVATKTNDVAGDGTTTATVLAQAMIREGLRNVAAGANPMALKRGIEQGVAAAVAAISAQAKPIEGQSDFTQVAAISAADQAIGEVLAEAIGRVGKDGTVTVEESNTFGLELEFTEGMQFDKGYLSPYFVTNPDRQEAILENPYIVYYSSKISSIQQLLPLLEKVMQSGRQLLIIAEDLEGEALATLVVNKIRGTFTSVAVKAPGFGERRKAMLQDMAVLTGGQVVAEEVGLKLENATLDLLGEARRVEVTKDATKIIGGSGEKAEVEGRIAQIRREIDDTDSDWDREKLQERLAKLAGGVAVVKVGAATEVELKEKKHRIEDALSATRAAIEEGIVAGGGTALLRARSSVMDVAGKLEGDEATGARLIAKSLEEPLKWIAFNAGLEGPVAVQTVERESGNVGLNARTGVYEDLVKAGVIDPAKVTRSALQNAASIAALLLTTEALVADKPEPKDAGAAAAAAAAGMGGMGGMGGMM is encoded by the coding sequence ATGCCGAAGATTTTGCAATTTGATGAGACGGCTCGCCGATCCCTCGAGGCTGGCGTCAACAAGCTTGCTGACGCGGTCAAGGTCACACTAGGGCCAAAAGGTCGTAACGTGGTGCTCGGGAAGTCTTTCGGGGCTCCAACGATCACCAATGACGGCGTCTCGATTGCTCGTGAGATTGAGCTCGAGGATCCCTATGAGAATATGGGTGCGCAGCTCGTCAAGGAGGTCGCCACCAAGACCAACGATGTTGCCGGTGATGGTACTACGACAGCGACGGTGCTCGCCCAGGCGATGATCCGAGAGGGTCTCCGTAATGTGGCTGCTGGGGCTAACCCAATGGCGCTGAAGCGAGGCATTGAGCAGGGAGTCGCTGCTGCGGTGGCGGCAATCTCGGCACAGGCGAAGCCAATCGAAGGACAGAGCGACTTTACCCAGGTAGCTGCTATCTCCGCTGCTGATCAGGCTATTGGCGAGGTGCTCGCCGAGGCGATCGGCCGGGTCGGTAAAGATGGCACGGTGACGGTTGAGGAGTCGAACACCTTTGGTCTCGAGCTTGAGTTCACCGAGGGCATGCAGTTCGATAAGGGTTATCTCTCGCCGTACTTTGTGACGAACCCTGATCGACAAGAGGCGATTCTTGAGAATCCGTACATTGTGTACTACTCCTCGAAGATCTCCTCGATTCAGCAGCTGCTGCCGCTGCTTGAGAAGGTGATGCAGAGTGGTCGTCAGTTGCTGATTATCGCTGAAGATCTCGAAGGTGAGGCGCTCGCAACGCTCGTAGTCAACAAGATTCGCGGTACCTTCACTTCGGTCGCGGTAAAGGCTCCAGGTTTTGGCGAGCGACGCAAGGCGATGCTCCAAGACATGGCCGTTCTCACCGGTGGTCAGGTCGTCGCCGAAGAGGTTGGACTCAAACTTGAGAATGCAACTCTTGATCTTTTGGGAGAGGCACGTCGTGTCGAGGTGACCAAGGACGCCACCAAGATCATCGGTGGATCTGGCGAAAAGGCTGAGGTCGAGGGGCGGATTGCTCAGATTCGTCGCGAGATCGATGACACCGATTCTGACTGGGATCGCGAGAAGCTCCAGGAGCGACTCGCCAAGCTTGCAGGCGGCGTCGCCGTCGTCAAGGTTGGTGCCGCGACTGAGGTAGAACTCAAGGAGAAGAAGCACCGTATCGAGGATGCCCTGTCGGCGACTCGTGCCGCGATCGAGGAGGGGATCGTCGCTGGTGGCGGTACCGCTCTGTTGCGGGCGCGCAGCTCGGTTATGGACGTTGCTGGGAAACTCGAAGGTGACGAAGCGACGGGAGCTCGTCTGATCGCCAAGTCGCTTGAGGAGCCTTTGAAGTGGATCGCGTTCAATGCAGGGCTCGAAGGTCCTGTCGCCGTGCAAACGGTGGAGCGCGAGAGCGGCAATGTTGGCCTCAACGCGCGAACTGGTGTCTATGAGGACCTGGTGAAGGCTGGAGTTATTGATCCTGCAAAGGTGACGCGCTCAGCGTTACAGAATGCCGCTTCGATCGCAGCACTGTTGCTTACGACTGAGGCGCTCGTGGCTGATAAGCCAGAGCCCAAGGATGCCGGGGCCGCCGCAGCAGCTGCTGCCGCTGGTATGGGCGGTATGGGTGGCATGGGCGGGATGATGTAA
- a CDS encoding CoA pyrophosphatase, with translation MTVRDLHQYLQGLPTVARRVPVILRSESGGIPPYAAVVERLKRSLSPLPTGIGGNGAAVLLLLYPAGDETMVLMTRRSGALRNHPREISFPGGRVEAGETLENAALRETYEEVGIDGSAIELLGLLGSGAIRGSGSSFSGIVGCSTSRPVVTLNADEVEVVLEVPLSLVYTPDYFCELWYSEAFGWGLFHFFVMAPDLIWGASARMLVDLLTLLE, from the coding sequence ATGACAGTACGAGATCTCCATCAATACCTCCAGGGTTTGCCGACGGTTGCCCGTCGCGTCCCCGTGATACTGAGATCGGAGTCTGGTGGTATTCCTCCATATGCCGCGGTCGTGGAGCGATTGAAACGCTCGCTCTCCCCGCTGCCTACTGGGATCGGTGGGAACGGAGCCGCCGTCTTGCTGCTGCTCTATCCCGCTGGCGACGAGACGATGGTGTTGATGACGAGACGTTCTGGGGCATTGCGAAATCACCCTCGTGAAATCTCCTTTCCGGGGGGCAGGGTGGAAGCTGGAGAGACGCTCGAGAATGCTGCTCTGCGGGAGACATACGAGGAAGTTGGCATCGATGGCTCCGCTATCGAGCTGCTCGGACTTCTCGGTTCGGGTGCCATTCGTGGAAGTGGGAGCAGTTTTTCTGGCATCGTCGGGTGCTCGACGTCGCGGCCAGTCGTCACCCTCAACGCCGACGAGGTCGAGGTCGTGCTGGAAGTGCCGTTGAGCTTGGTGTACACCCCCGACTATTTTTGTGAGCTTTGGTACAGCGAGGCGTTCGGTTGGGGTCTGTTTCATTTTTTCGTGATGGCACCGGACCTTATCTGGGGTGCCTCGGCGCGAATGTTAGTCGATCTGTTGACGCTCCTCGAGTGA
- a CDS encoding thioesterase family protein: MSLDGQHVNSPLIDAQEEKGNGTDSSPPAPVSYFTRQDTHRYLPLPPSEGPWNPGACHGGPPSALAVHEIESYEVDPDRRLSQVHVDFFGEVPLKPLIWETNRLRAGRRIELIETTAHTDAGRIVLSARGWRMSTEDQRAPQREPSTTIPGHEHGHPDQSMASFPYGASIDWSFLEGGFTDPGPATVWAQPRLNLIDSDPLQPIEAVLLVADSANGISSELDFHEFLFIPTAMEIALRSRPLSTEIGISARTTVAHDGIGTTRATLFDRDHSYGYLLQTLYVDRR, from the coding sequence ATGTCATTAGATGGACAACACGTGAATTCCCCATTGATCGACGCACAAGAAGAGAAGGGGAACGGCACTGATTCCTCACCTCCCGCACCTGTAAGCTACTTCACTCGCCAAGATACACATCGCTATCTGCCACTTCCTCCCAGTGAGGGTCCTTGGAATCCCGGGGCCTGCCATGGCGGTCCACCCTCAGCGCTAGCCGTCCATGAAATTGAGTCCTACGAAGTCGATCCCGATCGCAGACTCTCCCAGGTCCACGTCGATTTCTTCGGGGAGGTACCACTCAAACCCCTTATCTGGGAGACCAACCGTTTACGGGCAGGACGACGCATCGAGCTGATCGAGACCACGGCCCACACCGACGCGGGACGCATCGTGCTCTCTGCTCGCGGTTGGAGGATGTCGACCGAGGACCAACGCGCTCCCCAAAGGGAACCAAGCACCACGATACCGGGTCATGAGCATGGTCACCCAGACCAGTCCATGGCCTCATTCCCCTATGGCGCCTCCATTGACTGGTCATTTCTTGAAGGCGGCTTTACCGATCCTGGTCCCGCGACCGTCTGGGCCCAACCACGGCTCAACCTGATCGACAGTGATCCCCTACAGCCGATCGAGGCGGTGTTGTTGGTGGCGGACTCTGCAAATGGGATCAGCTCTGAACTCGACTTCCATGAGTTTCTCTTTATCCCTACGGCGATGGAGATCGCCCTCCGATCACGCCCGCTGAGCACCGAGATCGGGATCTCGGCACGGACAACCGTCGCTCACGACGGGATCGGCACCACTCGCGCTACCCTCTTTGACCGCGACCACAGTTACGGGTACCTGTTACAGACCCTCTACGTCGACCGGCGATAG
- a CDS encoding DUF190 domain-containing protein, giving the protein MDTELLIIFVNESDRVHHRSAADFIIRQALDAGLVGASAFRAIDGFGTHHRLHHQTLLSMTDDEGIAIFVSDTPDKLDHFVGALSAAGVSAATLRLPATLGHLG; this is encoded by the coding sequence ATGGACACAGAGCTGCTCATCATCTTTGTCAATGAATCGGACCGTGTACATCACCGCTCAGCCGCTGACTTCATCATCCGCCAGGCCCTTGATGCTGGGCTCGTTGGAGCCTCCGCTTTTCGTGCTATCGATGGGTTCGGTACCCATCACCGCCTTCACCATCAAACGCTCCTCTCGATGACCGACGACGAGGGCATCGCCATCTTTGTCTCGGACACCCCTGATAAACTCGACCATTTCGTGGGCGCTCTCTCCGCTGCTGGAGTAAGCGCAGCTACTCTGCGACTCCCTGCCACACTTGGCCATCTCGGTTGA
- a CDS encoding GuaB3 family IMP dehydrogenase-related protein has protein sequence MAEIEIGIGKSGRRAYGFDDIAIVPSRRTRDPEDVDISWEIDAFRFELPFLASAMDGVVSPATAIEIGRLGGLGVLNLEGLWTRYEDPDPIFAEIASLPAEKATARMQEVYQEPIKESLVTERIRQIKAEGIVVAASVTPQRTQPLLKSILAGELDILVIQGTVVSAEHVSRSEEPLNLKKFIRELEIPVIVGGCASYQAALHLMRTGAVGVLVGVGPGNACTTRAVLGLGVPQATAIADAAAARMRHLDETGVYVHVIADGGMSKGGDVSKAIAVGADAVMMGSPLASAYEAPGRGFHWGMATFHPTLPRGTRVRTETRGSLKEILVGPAHENDGRMNLFGALRTSMATCGYETIKEFQKAEVMVAPALQTEGKALQQAQHVGMGH, from the coding sequence GTGGCTGAAATAGAGATCGGAATTGGGAAGTCGGGCCGACGTGCCTATGGCTTTGATGATATTGCAATCGTACCGTCTCGAAGAACGAGAGATCCCGAGGATGTAGATATCTCCTGGGAGATCGATGCGTTCAGATTTGAACTTCCCTTTCTTGCATCGGCGATGGACGGGGTGGTCTCACCTGCGACGGCCATTGAGATCGGTCGACTCGGTGGTCTGGGTGTGTTGAACCTTGAAGGATTGTGGACCCGCTACGAAGACCCTGACCCTATTTTTGCCGAGATCGCTTCGTTGCCGGCCGAAAAAGCTACCGCACGCATGCAAGAGGTCTACCAAGAGCCCATCAAGGAGTCGCTCGTTACCGAACGCATTCGTCAGATCAAGGCTGAGGGGATTGTGGTGGCTGCCTCGGTTACTCCTCAGCGGACACAACCGCTCCTCAAGTCTATTCTTGCGGGCGAATTAGATATCCTCGTCATCCAGGGTACCGTCGTCTCAGCTGAACATGTTTCGCGGTCGGAAGAACCATTGAACTTGAAGAAGTTTATTCGTGAGCTTGAGATTCCGGTGATCGTCGGCGGCTGCGCCTCCTATCAGGCTGCGCTGCACCTCATGCGCACCGGTGCTGTTGGCGTGCTGGTGGGTGTTGGCCCAGGCAACGCCTGCACCACGCGGGCGGTGCTTGGTCTTGGCGTTCCGCAGGCGACAGCGATTGCTGACGCTGCCGCGGCGAGGATGCGCCATCTCGATGAAACCGGTGTGTATGTGCATGTGATCGCCGATGGTGGCATGTCCAAGGGCGGTGACGTCTCCAAGGCCATCGCAGTTGGTGCGGATGCGGTGATGATGGGGTCTCCTCTCGCTTCAGCCTACGAAGCACCTGGGCGTGGTTTTCACTGGGGAATGGCGACATTTCATCCAACCCTTCCTCGAGGCACTCGCGTGCGTACCGAGACGCGCGGATCGCTCAAAGAGATTCTTGTTGGTCCAGCTCATGAGAACGACGGCCGCATGAACCTCTTTGGAGCTCTTCGAACCTCGATGGCGACCTGTGGCTACGAGACGATTAAGGAGTTCCAGAAGGCGGAGGTCATGGTTGCCCCGGCGCTGCAGACAGAAGGAAAGGCCCTACAACAGGCACAGCATGTTGGCATGGGGCATTAG
- the guaA gene encoding glutamine-hydrolyzing GMP synthase: MESSREAPVIVIDFGAQYAQLIARRVRELHVYSEIVGHEVTAAELLARGARAIILSGGPKSVWVEGAPTLDPAIYDLGLPMLGICYGAQLMAQSLGGRVERTPAGEYGRTTIAQLSPGVGTLLADLPDSFASWMSHQDTMVLPPSGAIVTASTAHSSVACFEDSTRARYGVQFHPEVSHGEHGREVLSNFLFRAARLEPKWTNFSIIEESISQIRSQVGDRNVLCALSGGVDSTVAAVLTHEAVGDQLTCVFVDTGLLREGEADQVVALFSSQFHIKLVVVDAAQRFLSALAGVLDPELKRKTIGNLFIRTFEEASLDIDAGGFLVQGTLYPDVIESGNGSAALIKSHHNVGGLPSDMTFSLVEPLRFLFKDEVRAIGVELGIPEEVVWRQPFPGPGLAVRIVGEVTAEAVARVRAADRIVREEILHAGLGRSMWQYFAVLAPSLRSVGVSGDERTYDAPIIVRAVDSDDAMTADWARLPYEVLDVIAHRIVGEVDGVNRVVYDITSKPPGTIEWE; this comes from the coding sequence GTGGAGAGTTCTCGCGAGGCGCCAGTCATCGTCATTGACTTCGGGGCGCAGTACGCTCAGTTGATCGCCCGACGGGTTCGCGAACTGCATGTGTACTCCGAGATCGTCGGGCATGAGGTGACCGCGGCCGAGCTTCTTGCGCGAGGAGCACGAGCGATTATTCTTTCTGGTGGCCCAAAGTCGGTCTGGGTTGAGGGTGCCCCGACGCTCGATCCAGCCATCTACGATCTGGGTCTCCCGATGCTCGGTATCTGTTACGGCGCACAGCTGATGGCCCAAAGCCTCGGCGGGCGTGTGGAACGGACACCAGCCGGTGAGTATGGGCGCACTACTATTGCACAGCTCTCACCGGGTGTTGGTACGCTTTTGGCGGACCTTCCGGACTCCTTTGCATCCTGGATGAGCCATCAAGATACCATGGTCCTACCGCCAAGTGGTGCGATCGTCACGGCCTCGACGGCACACTCATCAGTTGCGTGTTTTGAGGATTCCACGCGCGCCCGCTATGGTGTACAGTTTCACCCTGAGGTCTCCCACGGAGAGCATGGGCGTGAGGTACTCAGTAATTTTCTCTTCCGGGCTGCAAGGCTTGAGCCGAAATGGACCAACTTCTCGATTATCGAGGAGTCGATCTCACAAATCCGTAGCCAGGTCGGGGATCGCAATGTGCTGTGCGCACTCTCAGGTGGAGTTGATTCCACCGTTGCCGCTGTGCTGACCCATGAAGCTGTCGGCGACCAGCTAACGTGTGTCTTTGTCGATACTGGGTTGCTGCGTGAGGGTGAGGCCGATCAGGTGGTCGCCCTCTTTTCCTCTCAATTCCACATCAAACTCGTGGTAGTCGATGCTGCACAACGCTTTCTGTCGGCATTGGCTGGCGTGTTGGATCCCGAGCTCAAACGCAAGACGATCGGGAATCTCTTTATTCGCACGTTTGAGGAGGCGTCCCTCGATATCGATGCTGGAGGGTTTCTCGTCCAGGGAACGCTCTATCCCGATGTCATCGAATCAGGGAACGGTTCCGCCGCGCTCATCAAGAGCCATCACAATGTTGGCGGGCTGCCAAGCGACATGACATTTTCCCTGGTCGAGCCGTTACGGTTTCTCTTCAAAGATGAGGTCCGCGCTATCGGTGTCGAGCTTGGTATTCCCGAAGAGGTCGTCTGGCGACAGCCCTTCCCTGGCCCAGGACTCGCCGTGCGCATTGTTGGAGAGGTCACCGCGGAGGCTGTCGCCCGGGTGCGGGCAGCGGATAGGATCGTCCGCGAGGAGATCCTGCACGCGGGGCTTGGCCGATCCATGTGGCAGTATTTCGCCGTGTTGGCTCCCTCGTTGCGTAGCGTAGGAGTCTCTGGTGATGAACGAACCTACGATGCGCCCATTATCGTACGTGCTGTTGACTCCGACGATGCCATGACGGCCGACTGGGCTCGCCTTCCCTATGAGGTCTTAGATGTGATTGCGCATCGGATCGTAGGTGAGGTGGATGGAGTCAATCGGGTGGTCTATGACATCACCTCAAAACCACCGGGAACGATTGAGTGGGAGTAG
- a CDS encoding UvrD-helicase domain-containing protein, translating to MTAEASRQVLEGLNDRQREAVSTLDGPVLVVAGAGSGKTRVLTRRVVYLLEHGIAPNEILAITFTNKAAREMAERVHELVSIEASQALWISTFHSACSRILRVHPELGRLRSGFTIYDADDARRLLERTIRSLELDTKRFPARAVMAKISSAKADLIGPREMAVDAVGAYDRLVATLYQAYEDALIANNAVDFDNLVNLVVTGLREHPGVREYYQRRFRYLLVDEYQDTNRAQNELISILAEPEKNIFVVGDSDQSIYGFRGADLGNIIGFSERLPATRTIALEQNYRSTNAILELANTLITHNALRHDKTLWSELGQGELPLYFVAQDDRQEAEFVVSQLVALLSSGSSLRDIAVIYRTNAQSRVLEEELSKAGIPYRVVGGVRFYDRREIRDILAYLRILVNPDDDVALLRVINTPHRGIGAGTQEQLATAARTRNVSMLHALELFSADELGLSSRAAKALTHFMELLTYLRQQVQEGALAPLVLDEVIERTEYVDLINEEDPLTAEGRLENLAELRRVAGEADSLEAFLEQTALFSAIDADLDQSSMTLMTVHMAKGLEFPIVFVVGLEEGIFPHMRSLTSPSQIEEERRLLYVAVTRAKERLMISSARRRSFQGSVIYNPESRFITDLPDGVYRRLESLEYSSLPLPEPRQPQRSGQPAPYRVGDRVFHVRYGEGEVRAIRERSVDREVVVYFDAAGERVFFGSMAKLKLV from the coding sequence TTGACGGCTGAGGCTAGCCGACAGGTCTTAGAGGGTCTGAACGATCGTCAACGAGAGGCGGTCTCAACCCTGGATGGTCCTGTTCTTGTTGTGGCTGGCGCCGGTTCAGGCAAGACGCGGGTACTGACTCGCCGGGTGGTCTATCTCCTCGAGCATGGCATCGCTCCGAATGAGATCCTAGCGATCACGTTCACCAATAAGGCAGCTCGCGAGATGGCTGAACGCGTCCATGAGCTGGTGAGCATCGAGGCCTCGCAGGCGCTGTGGATATCGACCTTCCACTCTGCTTGTAGTCGAATCTTGCGTGTGCACCCAGAGCTTGGTCGACTCCGATCAGGTTTCACCATCTATGACGCCGATGACGCGAGACGTCTGCTCGAGCGTACGATTCGTAGCTTAGAACTTGACACCAAACGTTTCCCCGCACGGGCCGTTATGGCCAAGATCAGCTCAGCTAAGGCCGATCTGATCGGACCTCGCGAGATGGCGGTTGATGCGGTGGGGGCCTACGACCGTTTGGTGGCAACCCTCTATCAGGCATATGAAGACGCGCTTATCGCCAACAATGCGGTTGACTTCGACAATCTTGTCAACTTAGTCGTGACCGGACTTCGCGAACATCCGGGAGTGCGTGAGTACTATCAACGTCGGTTTCGTTACCTGTTAGTTGATGAATACCAGGATACCAATCGGGCCCAGAATGAGCTCATCTCCATTCTGGCCGAGCCCGAGAAGAATATCTTTGTCGTCGGTGACTCGGATCAGTCGATCTATGGCTTCCGTGGAGCGGATCTTGGCAATATCATCGGTTTCTCGGAGCGTCTTCCGGCGACCCGTACGATCGCACTCGAACAGAACTATCGTTCGACAAACGCCATTCTCGAACTCGCCAACACCCTGATCACGCACAATGCTCTCCGGCACGACAAAACACTTTGGTCAGAACTTGGGCAGGGAGAACTACCACTCTATTTTGTGGCCCAGGACGACCGCCAGGAGGCGGAGTTTGTGGTGTCCCAGCTCGTGGCGCTGCTCTCCAGTGGATCCAGCCTCCGTGACATTGCGGTGATCTACCGCACGAATGCGCAAAGCCGAGTCCTTGAAGAGGAGCTCTCGAAGGCTGGCATTCCCTACCGCGTGGTCGGCGGGGTGCGTTTCTACGATCGTCGCGAGATTCGTGATATCTTGGCCTATCTACGTATTTTGGTGAATCCAGATGACGACGTAGCGCTCTTGCGGGTGATTAACACCCCACATCGGGGTATTGGAGCCGGCACCCAAGAACAGCTTGCGACTGCAGCCCGTACCCGAAACGTCTCAATGCTGCATGCCTTGGAACTCTTCTCTGCCGATGAGCTCGGGCTCTCTTCGAGGGCCGCCAAGGCGCTGACGCACTTCATGGAGTTGCTCACCTATCTTCGCCAGCAGGTCCAAGAGGGGGCTCTCGCACCGCTTGTGCTTGACGAGGTGATTGAACGTACCGAGTACGTCGACCTGATCAACGAGGAGGATCCACTCACGGCCGAGGGAAGGCTCGAGAACTTGGCGGAGCTGCGCCGAGTCGCTGGGGAGGCTGACTCGCTCGAGGCCTTCTTGGAGCAGACCGCGCTCTTTAGCGCGATCGACGCCGATCTCGATCAATCGAGTATGACCCTCATGACCGTGCATATGGCCAAGGGACTTGAGTTCCCAATCGTCTTTGTCGTAGGACTTGAGGAGGGGATCTTCCCTCATATGCGATCGTTAACCTCTCCTAGTCAGATCGAGGAGGAACGGCGCCTGCTCTACGTTGCGGTGACCCGGGCGAAGGAACGCCTCATGATCTCCTCTGCGCGCCGACGGAGTTTTCAAGGGAGCGTGATCTACAATCCAGAGAGTCGCTTTATCACGGATCTGCCTGATGGTGTCTATCGACGTTTGGAGTCGCTGGAGTACTCCTCCCTTCCTCTACCAGAGCCTCGGCAACCACAACGGTCTGGACAGCCAGCGCCGTATCGAGTTGGAGACAGGGTCTTTCATGTCCGTTACGGTGAGGGAGAAGTGCGGGCGATTCGGGAACGCTCGGTCGATCGTGAAGTCGTCGTCTACTTCGATGCCGCAGGTGAGCGAGTCTTTTTCGGATCGATGGCCAAGCTAAAGTTGGTGTAA